In the genome of Cryptococcus deuterogattii R265 chromosome 6, complete sequence, one region contains:
- a CDS encoding solute carrier family 39 (zinc transporter) member 9, with protein sequence MPILLLLLQSAAMFAASFLVGIVPLSFKSASSGRTLKAISVMGMGLLVGAALTIIIPEGVATLYSAIPQDGNDHDEEAIHAIGLGLLSGFSLMLLIESLIPHESHQNQPSSGYATPSPPGSPISIESSSRPPPQHLNSHTPIVSKPKRMSVDESESEAATQMSSIHGLNATLGLVIHGAADGIALGASSLASGKKSLSLIVFLAVLVHKGPTALGLTTTLLSLGLPISAIRERLIIFSFAAPVGAILTFTLVSAFGNSKVGGTVAGVDALGWWTGVALLFSGGSFLYVATVIQPLSSHDAHSQRPHHLESGHGPDDYVDPQDRPLGKYQRTGLLVFGMGLPVILSAIVGDAH encoded by the exons AtgcccatcctcctcctcctcctccagtccGCCGCCATGTTCGCAGCCAGCTTCCTCGTCGGCATCgtccctctctccttcaagtCCGCATCCTCAG GTAGAACCCTCAAAGCCATATCCGTCATGGGAATGGGTCTCCTAGTGGGAGCAGCCCTTACAATTATCATACCAGA AGGAGTGGCCACATTATACTCTGCCATACCCCAAGATGGAAACGATcacgatgaagaggcaaTCCATGCTATTGGCCTCGGTCTCCTGTCCGGCTTCTCATTAATGCTGCT CATCGAATCTCTCATTCCTCACGAATCTCATCAAAACCAACCATCTTCTGGCTACGCCAccccttcaccaccagGCTCTCCCATATCTATAGAGTCCTCTTCACGTCCGCCCCCTCAGCATCTCAATTCGCACACCCCTATTGTCTCCAAACCTAAACGCATGTCAGTCGACGAGTCTGAAAGTGAAGCTGCCACTCAAATGAGCTCCATTCATGGCCTAAATGCTACCCTTGGATTGGTCATCCATGGCGCAGCAGACGGCATTGCCCTAGGTGCAAGCAGTCTAGCAAGTGGTAAAAAGAGTTTGAGCCTGATTGTTTTCCTTGCTGTACTTGTCCACAAAG GCCCTACTGCTCTGGGACTGACCaccacccttctttcccttggCCTCCCAATATCGGCCATTCGCGAGAGgcttatcatcttctcattTGCCGCCCCTGTCGGCGCGATCCTTACTTTCACTCTTGTCAGCGCTTTTGGGAACTCTAAGGTAGGAGGTACAGTTGCTGGTGTTGATGCGTTGGGCTGGTGGACCGGTGTagcccttcttttctcc GGCGGCTCTTTTCTCTACGTTGCCACAGTCATTCAGCCATTGTCCTCGCATGATGCCCATTCCCAGCGGCCTCATCACCTCGAAAGCGGACACGGTCCCGACGATTATGTAGATCCACAAGATCGACCCCTCGGCAAGTACCAACGGACAGGATTGTTGGTATTTGGTATGGGACTGCCAGTTATATTAAGCGCGATCGTAGGCGATGCCCATTAA
- a CDS encoding phosphopantothenate-cysteine ligase, protein METPPTPFSTESYFQTQKSPSNIEEKTAKVLQFVDKWRAVDGKKVVLVTSGGTTVPLESNTVRFLDNFSAGTRGATSAEYFLSQGYAVIFMHRIHSLRPFSRHYSHSLNPFLDLLSIVPSSSGQSSIIVSPEHTKELLPILEAYHEAQASGTLLSIEFQTVNEYLWLLKGVTGAMVPLGRRALFYLAAAVSDFFLPEDKMAEHKMQSGKGTLSLEMDQVPKVLKPLVQEWMPEGYIVSFKLETDPALLIPKSRAALARYGHQLVIGNELHRRKYEVVFVERTNPQSHVRLQTNEDNSPTETPPLEKTDTQNEEFIESWLRLDDIQPGAAEPGKAVGGKGKDGEVEIEELIVEELVKRHQQWIEVKT, encoded by the exons ATGGAAACCCCTCCAacccccttctccaccgaGTCCTATTTTCAGACTCAAAAATCTCCCTCTAACatcgaagagaagacagcTAAAGTCCTCCAGTTCGTAGATAAATGGAGAGCTGTAGATGGCAAAAAGGTCGTCCTCGTCACT AGTGGAGGAACGACCGTGCCGCTCGAGTCCAATAC CGTGCGCTTCCTGGACAACTTCTCCGCTGGGACTCGAGGGGCAACGTCGGCAGAATACTTCTTGTCCCAAGGCTACGCCGTAATCTTTATGCACAGGATCCATTCCCTCCGTCCCTTTTCTCGACACTATTCTCATTCGCTCAATCCATTCCTCGATCTCTTGTCGATCgttccctcttcctctggacaatcttccatcatcgtATCTCCAGAGCATACGAAAGAGCTCTTACCCATTTTAGAAGCATATCACGAGGCTCAAGCGTCGGGGACACTCCTCAGCATCGAATTTCAGACCGTCAATGAGTACTTGTGGCTTCTCAAAGGCGTCACTGGTGCCATGGTCCCTCTCGGACGGAGAGCCCTATTCTATCTCGCAGCCGCAGTGTccgacttcttcttgcctgaAGACAAAATGGCTGAACACAAGATGCAATCGGGAAAGGGGACATTGTCTCTCGAGATGGACCAAGTGCCAAAGGTTTTGAAACCCTTGGTCCAGGAGTGGATGCCCGAAGGCTACATTGTCAGCTTTaag CTTGAGACTGATCCGGCCTTGCTGATACCTAAATCAAGGGCAGCTCTCGCGAGATACGGTCATCAGCTGGTCATTGGAAACGAACTTCACCGCCGCAAATACGAAGTCGTTTTTGTAGAACGTACAAATCCACAATCCCATGTCCGATTGCAAACCAACGAGGATAATTCCCCGACCGAGACGCCCCCACTGGAAAAGACTGACACGCAAAATGAAGAGTTTATAGAAAGTTGGCTTAGGCTTGACGATATCCAGCCAGGAGCAGCTGAGCCAGGCAAGGCGGTCGggggcaagggcaaggatggTGAAGTCGAAATAGAAGAATTGATAGTGGAAGAGCTAGTAAAGAGACACCAGCAGTGGATTGAAGTCAAAACGTGA
- a CDS encoding signal sequence binding protein, with amino-acid sequence MAISPRQCSSLSLLHSPTPKTTWTMLLLFIITAIFSVAPLSVLAGDPEVSVSRIENLPNRLFYFDDTPVVMYHDPVRLTVHRSADEGKTWEQVSGPQEGDAARLIEHPHNNEMAFIIGRYSVHWVTYNRGASWQSFETPRDASLTGKTLSFHAENDEWILFQAVACENTGFGKWGGKTCWDETYYTTDAFRSEPQLLLSQTSQCLFARSSEAFKSAPESLIFCVAFDQSQKPGSGGMHSYKESRLFSSEDWFATKKFVNLGIGKRARGVVGLGVVSKFMVVALKAEGTTTKRASGGDPMSLYVTTDGLEWRQTQFPHSALPDLKENAYTVVESTTHSIAVDILTSPSANIGTLFVSSSEGTYFVEALADTNRNEFGIVDFEQLVGLEGVGIANIVSNREQVVGWGEAKKIKSKITYDDGSSWRYLKAPAKKMNGDDWACDISDLESCSLHVHSVTVPHNIGRVFSSTAPGFVMAVGSVGNSLLPYEDCDTFLSTDAGLTWRMVQEGAHKYEFGDQGSILVLVDDEQATDHVHYSYDGGNSWIQLDLGVTIRGIVLTTIPDSTSQKFLLLGTLPRKDSNGGRHAMVFLDFAPLQTRQCTDSDFERWYARSADSKECLMGHRQWYQRRKLDAQCYVGHKFEDPVGHEENCACTDDDYECDYNYVKQDGECVAVGPETVPAGTCSKEGDKYLGSPGYRKIPGNTCENRSGQAKDSPILKDCSLARPESGKPSHVIHEFTSDITSHSYFPLSQTILLQLADSTVWQSSNEGFSWKQLFQDETFLGVVIHEHSPERAYLLTTTRTIYYTTDTGRSWNTINAPADPNNLGIAILDFHPTKADWLIFTGAIDCKDPLSSTCRAVAYYSTNHGRGWKKIDEYVRACTWARDKRLKIDEREIICESYKNKKGSQVSGEYNPMELIAGANYYSKKIKLFDAVVGFASFSQYLLVAQLHEATGTLSLQVSLDGYNFAEGQFPPNMKIDNHAYTILESSTGSVFLHMTMNSAANNEWGSIFKSNSNGTYYGLSVEYVNRNAAGYVDFEKMIGLDGIAVINIVANPSEADISGRKKLQTRITHNDGGSWKPLNPPAKDSLGQEYDCQWTSCSLQIHGYTERRDPKATYSSPSAVGLMLAVGNVGEELAAYTDSDIFLTRDGGYTWEEVHKDAHMWEFGDSGSIIVLVNDEEPTDHVLYSTDEGLTWSEYPFGQTLRVGTIQTVPDDTSRRFFLIGTNPSSPDKTVLVHLDFSAITQTKCVLSIEDPNHDDFELWSPSESREDKCLFGRQTMYHRRIREKNCYIGERVEQPRTIVRNCTCTPSDFECEFNYRRDSSGKCVLVEGATPLSSNTEEEQCDGYTEFWYERTEYRKIPYSSCEGGERPDLGKRHQCPGLIIGGVRRGALFWGSIAILPFAFAGLAGYWWLKKGDRAGSIRLGDHRAFGGDSTSGVLAVIASVPMFLIAIGQEGWAWVTRRVPFMEDLFTRRSSSYRSVPVDEDAEILGNYEDE; translated from the exons ATGGCCATCAGCCCAAGACAGTGCTCGtcactttctcttctccattcacCTACCCCCAAAACAACCTGGACTATGCTGCTATTGTTTATCATAACTGCTATATTCTCTGTGGCGCCGCTTTCAGTCCTTGCGGGTGATCCCGAAGTCTCCGTTTCTCGCATAGAGAACCTCCCCAACCGGTTGTTCTACTTTGATGATACCCCT GTTGTGATGTACCACGATCCCGTAAGACTGACCGTACATCGTTCAGCGGATGAGGGCAAGACTTGGGAACAAGTCTCGGGTCCCCAAGAGGGGGACGCCGCTCGCCTTATCGAGCACCCCCATAACAATGAAATGGCTTTCATCATTGGTAGATACTCTGTGCACTGGGTGACATACAACCGAGGGGCTTCTTGGCAGTCATTTGAAACTCCTCGAGATGCGAGCTTGACTGGCAAGACTCTCAGCTTTCATGCGGAGAATGACGAATGGATTTTATTCCAAGCAGTTGCCTGTGAAAACACTGGCTTTGGCAaatggggagggaagaCATGTTGGGATGAGACCTACTATACTACGGACGCTTTCCGGAGCGAACCTCAACTCCTCCTCAGCCAGACATCACAGTGTCTCTTCGCTCGCTCGTCCGAAGCTTTCAAGTCAGCTCCGGAGTCCCTCATATTCTGTGTGGCATTTGATCAAAGCCAGAAACCTGGGAGCGGAGGCATGCACAGCTATAAAGAAAGCAGGCTATTTTCCTCTGAAGACTGGTTTGCGACAAAGAAATTTGTCAATTTAGGAATTGGCAAGAGGGCCAGAGGAGTTGTCGGCCTGGGTGTCGTATCCAAGTTCATGGTGGTTGCCTTGAAAGCAGAGGGAACGACCACAAAAAGAGCTTCAGGAGGTGATCCTAT GTCTTTATATGTCACTACAGATGGACTGGAATGGCGCCAGACTCAATTCCCCCACTCAGCACTGCCGGACCTAAAAGAGAA TGCTTACACCGTTGTCGAATCTACCACGCATTCCATTGCAGTCGATATTCTTACCTCCCCCTCCGCCAATATCGGCACCCTTTTTGTCTCCTCCAGTGAAGGAACGTACTTTGTAGAAGCATTGGCTGATACAAATAGAAATGAGTTTGGTATCGTGGATTTTGAACAGCTTGTTGGGCTTGAG GGAGTCGGAATTGCCAACATCGTTTCCAACAGAGAGCAGGTTGTCGGTTGGGGTGAAGCGAAGAAAATCAAGAGCAAAATTACGTATGATGATGGATCCAGTTGGAGATATTTGAAAGCCCCGGCgaaaaagatgaatggGGATGACTGGGCATGTGACATTTCAGATCTA GAATCATGCTCCCTTCACGTGCATTCAGTGACTGTTCCTCATAACATCGGTCGCGTCTTCTCATCTACTGCGCCTGGCTTCGTCATGGCCGTTGGTTCCGTTGGTAATAGCTTGCTGCCTTATG AGGACTGCGACACTTTCTTGTCTACTGATGCGGGTTTGACTTGGCGCATGGTTCAAGAAGGTGCACACAAGTATGAATTTGGTGATCAAGGGAGCATTCTCGTCCTTGTCGATGATGAACAGGCCACTGATCATGTTCATTATTCCTACGACGGCGGAAACTCCTG GATACAACTGGATCTTGGAGTCACCATCCGCGGCATCGTGCTTACTACAATCCCCGATTCAACTTCTCAGAAATTCCTACTTCTCGGTACGCTGCCACGCAAAGATTCCAATGGCGGCCGTCACGCCATGGTTTTTCTCGACTTTGCCCCGCTTCAGACTCGGCAGTGTACAGATTCAGACTTTGAACGCTGGTATGCTCGAAGCGCCGACAGTAAAGAATGTCTCATGGGCCATCGCCAGTGGTACCAAAGACGGAAACTTGACGCACAATGTTACGTTGGGCACAAATTCGAAGATCCTGTCGGGCACGAAGAAAACTGTGCCTGTACAGATGACGATTACGAGTGTGACTATAATTATGTGAAACAAGATGGTGAATGTGTAGCTGTCGGACCGGAAACGGTGCCTGCTGGGACCTGTAGCAAGGAAGGGGATAAATATCTCGGTTCGCCTGGCTATCGCAAAATTCCTGGTAACACTTGCGAAAACAGGTCAGGGCAGGCGAAGGACAGCCCTATTTTGAAGGACTGTTCATTGGCAAGGCCCGAAAGCGGCAAACCATCACATGTTATTCACGAATTCACCTCGGACATCACTTCACACTCGTATTTCCCACTTTCACAaaccattcttcttcaacttgcGGACTCGACGGTATGGCAGTCAAGCAACGAAGGTTTCTCGTGGAAGCAGCTGTTCCAGGATGAGACTTTCCTTGGGGTCGTGATCCACGAACACAGTCCTGAACGAGCTTACCTTCTTACCACCACCCGCACGATCTACTACACCACCGACACTGGACGCTCCTGGAATACCATCAACGCACCCGCGGATCCCAACAATCTTGGAATAGCAATTCTCGATTTCCACCCGACAAAAGCTGACTGGCTTATCTTTACTGGGGCCATTGACTGCAAGgatcctctctcttccacttgTCGCGCTGTGGCGTATTATTCAACCAACCATGGCAGGGGATGGAAAAAAATTGATGAATATGTGAGGGCCTGTACATGGGCACGGGATAAGAGATTAAAGATCGACGAGCGAGAAATTATATGCGAAAGCTataaaaacaaaaagggCTCTCAAGTTTCCGGAGAATATAATCCTATGGAGTTGATCGCTGGAGCCAATTATTACTCGAAGAAAATTAAGCTGTTCGATGCTGTGGTGGGATTTGCGAGCTTTTCGCAGTACCTCTTGGTGGCTCAG CTGCATGAGGCTACAGGCACGCTATCATTGCAGGTATCTTTGGACGGTTACAACTTCGCCGAAGGGCAGTTCCCTCCCAACATGAAGATAGACAACCAC GCGTATAC AATTCTGGAAAGTAGCACAGGTTCCGTCTTTTTGCATATGACCATGAATTCTGCAGCCAACAATGAGTGGGGAAGCATATTCAA ATCCAACTCCAATGGTACCTATTATGGGCTGTCTGTGGAGTATGTCAACAGAAATGCGGCCGGTTATGTTGATTTTGAGAAG ATGATTGGTCTTGATGGCATTGCAGTCATAAACATAGTT GCCAACCCCTCTGAAGCGGATATCTCGGGCCGAAAAAAATTGCAAACTAGGATAACTCACAATGATGGGGGTTCCTGGAAACCTCTCAACCCTCCAGCTAAGGATTCTCTTGGCCAAGAATATGATTGCCAATGGACT TCTTGCTCGCTTCAAATACATGGCTACACCGAAAGGCGTGATCCAAAGGCTACATACAGTAGTCCTTCAGCTGTCGGT TTGATGCTTGCTGTAGGCAATGTCGGAGAAGAACTGGCAGCTTATACTGATTCTGACATCTTCCTGACCCGAGACGGAGGCTATACATGGGAAGAGGTACACAAAGATGCGCATATGTGGGAGTTTGGTGATTCCGGTTCGATCATCGTGCTAGTAAATGATGAGGAGCCAACCGACCATGTCCTCTACTCCACCGATGAGGGTCTAACATGGAGTGAATATCCCTTTGGCCAGACTCTTCGGGTGGGAACGATCCAAACAGTTCCCGATGACACGAGTCGTCGCTTTTTCCTCATTGGTACCAACCCCAGCTCTCCCGATAAGACAGTCCTCGTCCATCTCGACTTTTCCGCAATCACACAAACCAAATGTGTCCTTAGTATCGAAGATCCCAACCACGACGACTTTGAACTTTGGTCGCCCAGCGAAAGCCGTGAAGACAAATGTTTGTTTGGAAGGCAAACGATGTACCATAGGAGGATAAGAGAGAAAAATTGCTACATCGGAGAGCGGGTCGAACAGCCGAGGACAATCGTTAGGAACTGTACTTGCACTCCGTCAGACTTTGAATG TGAATTCAATTATCGCCGAGATTCTTCGGGCAAGTGTGTTCTTGTGGAGGGGGCTACACCGTTATCTTCAAATACCGAAGAGGAGCAGTGTGATGGATATACTGAATTCTGGTACGAGCGTACCGAGTATCGCAAGATTCCTTACTCTAGCTGTGAGGGAGGTGAAAGACCTGATCTGGGAAAAAGACATCAGTGCCCTGGTTTGATTATCGGCGGAGTGAGGAGAGGCGCATTATTCTGGGGGTCTATTGCAATATTACCCTTCGCCTTTGCAGGATTGGCAGGCTATTGgtggttgaagaagggtgacAGAGCTGGATCAATTCGATTGGGAGACCACCGCGCATTTGGAGGAGACTCTACTTCTGGTGTGCTGGCCGTCATTGCTTCTGTGCCCATGTTTTTGATCGCTATTGGGCAAGAAGGGTGGGCGTGGGTGACGAGGAGAGTGCCATTTATGGAGGATCTATTTACAAGACGGTCATCCAGTTATAGATCGGTACCTGTTGACGAAGACG CGGAGATACTGGGGAACTATGAGGATGAGTAG
- a CDS encoding glucan 1, with product MRLLSPFFIVPLAVVSAFPALQTVDDEKRSVNVGWPYGTNKIRGVNIGGWLVTEPFITPSLFEATGNNDIVDEWTFCQYQDYGTAQAALKNHWDTWFTENDFARIAAAGLNHVRIPIGFWAYDVQGGEPYIQGQADYLDRAIGWARNHNLAVIIDLHGAPGSQNGYDNSGRRGNADWATDNTNVERTKNVIAQLSQKYSDPQYYGVVTALALLNEPATYLNDQLLQTTRQYWYDAYGAARYPFGNSDKSGLALVIHDGFQPLSTFDNYMVEPEYEDVLLDTHNYQVFNDEYVAWNWDQHISNVCNQASTYSSSPLWLVVGEWSLASTDCAKYVNGRGINARYDGSYPGSSYVGSCDDKSNDVSTFSNEYKDFMHKFWNVQTQLYEQNGQGWIHWTWKTESAADWSYEAGLDGGWIPWDAGSHDVSLSSLCG from the exons ATGCGTTTGCTCAGCCCATTTTTCATAGTGCCCTTGGCGGTCGTCAGTGCCTTCCCTGCTTTACAGActgtggatgatgaaaaaCGATCCGTTAATGTCGGTTGGCCTTATGGAACTAACAAGATTAGGGGCGTCAACATTGGCGGA TGGCTGGTGACTGAACCTTTCATCACCCCCTCGCTGTTTGAAGCTACAGGAAACAATGATATCGTAGATGAATGGACTTTCTGTCAGTATCAGGATTATGGTACAGCTCAAGCTGCGTTGAAGAATCATTGGGATACCTGGTTCACAGAGAATGATTTCGCCCGAATTGCTG CTGCTGGTCTGAACCATGTCCGCATTCCTATCGGATTTTGGGCATATGATGTCCAAGGCGGCGAGCCATACATTCAAGGACAAGCCGACTATCTGGATAGAGCTATTGGATGGGCCAGGAACCACAATCTCGCTGTCATAATTGATCTCCACGGGGCCCCTG GGTCGCAAAATGGTTATGATAATTCTGGAAGGAGGGGTAATGCCGACTG GGCCACCGATAATACCAATGTCGAGAGAACGAAGAATGTGATCGCTCAGCTCAGCCAGAAATACTCTGACCCCCAATACTACGGGGTTGTTACCGCTCTCGCACTTTTGAACG AACCGGCCACTTATCTTAACGACCAGCTTCTCCAGACTACCCGCCAGTACTGGTATGATGCCTACGGAGCAGCTAGATATCCTTTTGGGAATAGCGACAAGTCCGGCCTAGCTCTTGTCATTCACGACGGCTTCCAACCCCTCAGCACCTTTGATAACTATATGGTAGAACCGGAATATGAAGATGTCCTGCTCGATACGCATAACTATCAGGTCTTTAATGACGAGTACGTCGCTTGGAACTGGGATCAGCATATCTCG AACGTCTGTAATCAGGCTAGTACTTACAGCAGCTCTCCTCTATGGCTCGTTGTGGGCGAGTGGTCTTTAGCCTCGACTGATTGCGCCAAATATGTAAATGGCCGAGGTATCAATGCCCGTTATGACGGCTCGTACCCAGGTTCATCGTACGTCGGATCTTGTGATGACAAGTCAAATGATGTCAGCACATTTTCGAA CGAGTACAAAGACTTTATGCACAAGTTTTGGAACGTCCAAACACAATTATACGAACAAAATGGCCAAGGTTGGATCCATTGGACCTGGAAGACAGAAAGTGCCGCAGACTGGTCCTACGAAGCCGGCCTTGATGGCGGATGGATCCCCTGGGACGCAGGCTCTCATGAtgtctctctttcttcgttaTGTGGCTAG